The following coding sequences are from one Nicotiana tabacum cultivar K326 chromosome 1, ASM71507v2, whole genome shotgun sequence window:
- the LOC142163100 gene encoding uncharacterized protein LOC142163100 — MVRALHQGPWFINRYFLSLIKWIPNFVASKVKQTTSAVWVRLPQLPTEFYDGDILNKICNKFGHLLEVDACMSATLRGRYARLCIEMSLEHPVKAFIYIGTHKQHILYEGDNFLCKTCGRLGHIQRLCMFRHLIPTEEFHNPPSKINIHTASAEEWQTVSFPRKRRSLQKDLPMKKNKENTTRSGINENPVTPANPSFLMNRATSFVIWNVRGANNANFRRNFRKIIETHKPCMVTLLETRMHDHAPLQHEFHFSKMIEIPVEGRSGGLVIMWIHDLVIVDELARVDQELHTMIKILLNQKPWLFSALYANTTVNNRNIMWNNLEKLHETYVGLWLVGGDFNDVLMSDDKWGGRPINNTRASKIWNCINKCKLLDLGFKGCKYTWSNCRKRSTGLIMERLDRCFVNDEWLSIYPNAIVNHLPKTYSDHNPLLIRLSPSFKSNTSKPFRLETMWFSHLTFINIVDKCWSNKHLLEAVNYFEHEVTRWNNEVFGNIFHKKRRLLARLNGIQSSDKYTSNPFLQQLESTIVNEYNNVLRMEEDFWKLRSRINWLNEGDANTRLFHISAINRLRHNRITHFKDNVGNWIEDPAQPYVDELISPYQASFIKNRRASDNSIIIQEVISNFNKREGANHGMILKIDLEKVFDRLEWGIRQGDPMSPYIFILSMEMFSRYINHVVDCANWDPIKLSPRSPPLLHLFFADDLTQMDRANKKSCSTILEGINVFCNLSGQKINTTKSKIIFSLNCPDNLRTEISNFFGINSSSNFGKYLGFPILSRHPKASDFQFVIDRMRSKLANWKISCLTMAGRSTLIFSTLSSIPNHVMQYIHLPVKILNHIDKIQRNFLWGTTTTKRKLHLVNWKTITKPKRQGGLGLVKTSTKNLTMLTCLAWRFFINPPSLWDNTLITQYSSKKNPSNSSFIWKNILKGWYICKEAITWEIGNGKNINFWNHRWILNLPPLRTIIHGPLTLREESLNIHNLWSDATWDLSGISFELPDYLKNYITSINIPQNELCHDRPIWSINANGIFTTKSTYSLIDNHEGSVNDFDWIWHLRASKKIIFFLWLCYHNRLPTRTYLNHIGINIYRICPICKSAEETITHIFLSCLIANRFWNEIGINNTSITLVEGHWIDTVKRFQSPIPLLMLDWLEIFPFSLWNLWINRNNNNFNNDQQDLSLSVVITRAQEFKLLTYNHSSPTNKKSIKVKWHKTRQGAYKLNKDGAYKGNDKIGGLGGIIRNSTGDWIVGFQEHTHVLNHTYAELLALNQGLQLAHERKLKSLEVETDLMEVVNNLARDPEQQAQFSRSKFSSPSLGNRKYQACLFQHSIET; from the exons ATGGTTAGAGCTCTTCACCAAGGTCCATGGTTTATTAATAGATATTTTTTATCATTGATAAAGTGGATCCCGAATTTTGTTGCTTCCAAAGTGAAACAAACTACTTCTGCAGTTTGGGTACGACTTCCTCAATTGCCAACGGAGTTCTATGATGGTGATATCTTAAACAAAATTTGCAACAAATTCGGTCACCTCTTAGAAGTTGACGCTTGTATGTCAGCAACTCTCAGAGGGAGATATGCTAGATTATGTATTGAGATGTCATTAGAACATCCAGTTAAAGCCTTTATTTACATTGGTACTCATAAGCAACACATCCTCTATGAAGGAGATAATTTTTTATGCAAGACTTGTGGAAGGTTGGGTCACATTCAACGATTATGTATGTTTAGACATCTCATTCCCACTGAAGAATTCCATAATCCTCCAAGCAAAATAAACATCCATACAGCATCAGCAGAAGAGTGGCAAACAGTTTCTTTTCCAAGGAAGAGAAGGTCATTGCAAAAGGATTTGCCAATGAAAAAGAATAAGGAGAATACTACTCGTTCAGGTATCAAT GAGAATCCAGTGACCCCTGCAAACCCATCATTTCTAATGAATAGAGCAACCTCCTTTGTTATTTGGAATGTACGTGGTGCGAATAATGCAAACTTCCGTAGAAATTTTAGGAAAATTATAGAGACTCATAAACCTTGTATGGTAACTCTCCTAGAAACTAGAATGCATGACCATGCTCCCCTCCAACATGAATTTCATTTTAGTAAGATGATCGAAATCCCCGTCGAGGGTCGTTCTGGCGGCTTAGTGATTATGTGGATCCATGACTTGGTGATTGTAGATGAGTTAGCGAGAGTGGATCAAGAACTTCATACTATGATTAAGATACTTCTGAATCAAAAACCTTGGCTTTTTAGTGCTTTAtatgccaatactactgttaatAATAGAAATATTATGTGGAATAATTTAGAAAAGTTGCATGAGACTTATGTTGGTCTATGGTTGGTCGGAGGTGATTTTAATGATGTTTTAATGTCTGATGACAAGTGGGGAGGACGCCCTATAAATAATACTAGAGCCTCCAAGATTTGGAACTGTATTAACAAGTGTAAGCTGTTAGATCTTGGTTTTAAGGGATGTAAATATACCTGGTCGAATTGTCGGAAAAGAAGTACTGGCCTGATTATGGAGAGATTAGATAGATGTTTTGTTAATGATGAATGGCTTAGTATTTATCCAAATGCCATAGTAAACCATCTCCCCAAAACCTACTCAGATCACAACCCTCTCCTTATTAGACTAAGCCCTAGTTTTAAGAGCAACACTAGCAAACCTTTTAGGCTTGAAACCATGTGGTTCTCCCATCTGACCTTTATCAATATAGTGGACAAATGCTGGAGTAACAAACATCTCTTAGAAGCAGTCAATTATTTTGAGCATGAAGTTACTCGGTGGAACAACGAAGTCTTTGGTAACATCTTTCATAAGAAGCGTAGACTTCTTGCTAGACTTAATGGTATTCAATCCTCTGACAAGTACACTTCGAACCCCTTTTTACAGCAGCTTGAATCTACTATAGTTAATGAGTACAATAATGTGCTTAGGATGGAAGAGGATTTTTGGAAGCTTCGATCCAGAATTAATTGGCTCAATGAGGGAGATGCAAATACTAGACTTTTTCATATCTCCGCCATTAATAGGCTTAGGCATAATAGAATTACGCACTTCAAAGATAATGTGGGAAATTGGATTGAAGACCCCGCTCAG CCCTATGTGGATGAGCTCATCAGTCCTTATCAAGCTAGTTTCATAAAGAATAGAAGAGCTAGTGATAACTCTATTATTATTCAAGAGGTCATTTCCAACTTTAATAAACGTGAAGGTGCTAATCATGGCATGATTCTCAAAATCGATCTAGAAAAAGTTTTTGACAGATTGGAATG GGGTATTAGACAAGGTGATCCTATGTCCCCTTACATTTTTATCCTAAGCATGGAAATGTTTTCTAGATATATTAATCATGTAGTTGATTGTGCGAATTGGGACCCTATTAAGTTGTCTCCTAGGAGCCCTCCTTTGTTACATTTATTCTTTGCTGATGATTTAACTCAAATGGATAGGGCCAATAAAAAATCTTGCTCTACTATTTTAGAAGGCATTAATGTTTTCTGTAATTTATCAGGGCAGAAAATCAATACTACAAAATCAAAAATTATATTCTCCTTAAACTGCCCTGATAACCTTAGAACTGAAATCTCTAACTTTTTTGGCATTAATAGTTCCAGCAACTTTGGCAAATATCTTGGATTTCCTATCTTAAGTAGACACCCTAAAGCATCAGACTTTCAATTTGTTATTGACAGGATGAGATCCAAGCTAGCCAACTGGAAAATTAGTTGCCTTACTATGGCAGGCAGATCGACATTGATCTTCTCTACTCTATCTAGCATACCTAATCATGTTATGCAATATATTCATCTGCCAGTTAAAATTCTTAATCACATTGACAAAATTCAACGGAACTTCCTTTGGGGGACTACTACTACTAAGAGAAAGTTGCATCTTGTTAACTGGAAAACCATCACTAAGCCCAAGCGCCAAGGGGGGTTAGGTCTAGTAAAAACTTCTACAAAAAATTTGACCATGTTAACCTGCTTAGCTTGGAGATTTTTTATTAATCCTCCTTCGCTCTGGGATAACACTCTCATTACTCAATACTCTTCCAAAAAGAATCCTTCAAATAGCTCCTTTATTTGGAAAAATATTCTCAAAGGTTGGTATATCTGCAAGGAGGCTATTACTTGGGAGATTGGCAatggtaaaaatataaatttttggaACCATAGATGGATCCTTAACCTTCCTCCCCTTCGAACCATTATTCATGGACCCTTAACCCTGCGCGAAGAGAGCCTTAATATCCATAATCTTTGGTCTGATGCAACATGGGATCTTTCTGGTATATCTTTCGAATTACCtgattatttaaaaaattatattacaaGCATCAACATCCCTCAGAATGAGCTTTGCCACGATCGTCCAATTTGGTCCATCAATGCAAATGGTATTTTTACCACTAAATCCACATATAGTCTTATTGACAACCATGAAGGGTCTGTCAATGACTTTGACTGGATTTGGCATCTTCGCGCTTCAAAAAAAATCATCTTTTTTCTTTGGCTTTGTTATCATAATAGACTTCCAACTAGAACCTATCTCAATCATATTGGTATCAACATTTATAGAATATGTCCAATCTGTAAGAGTGCTGAAGAAACCATTACCCATATATTCCTTTCTTGCCTCATAGCTAACAGGTTTTGGAATGAAATTGGTATCAATAATACTAGCATCACGCTGGTGGAGGGCCATTGGATTGATACTGTAAAAAGGTTTCAATCCCCAATACCTCTCTTAATGTTAGATTGGCTTGAAATTTTTCCGTTTTCACTTTGGAACCTGTGgatcaatagaaacaataacaactTTAACAATGACCAACAAGATCTCTCTCTAAGCGTAGTTATTACCCGTGCACAAGAATTTAAGCTCCTTACCTACAATCACTCTAGCCCAACCAACAAAAAGAGCATAAAGGTTAAATGGCATAAGACAAGGCAAGGTGCATATAAATTGAATAAAGATGGAGCTTATAAAGGCAATGATAAGATTGGTGGTTTGGGTGGTATCATCCGAAATTCCACCGGAGATTGGATTGTTGGTTTCCAGGAACATACTCATGTGCTTAATCATACTTACGCCGAACTTCTTGCTTTAAATCAAGGACTGCAGCTTGCCCATGAAAGAAAATTGAAGTCGCTAGAGGTGGAAACAGACTTGATGGAA GTGGTTAATAATCTAGCTAGAGATCCAGAACAGCAGGCACAGTTTTCACGAAGCAAATTCAGTAGCCCATCTCTTGGCAACAGAAAGTACCAAGCTTGCCTATTTCAGCACTCAATTGAAACTTGA